A portion of the Cryptomeria japonica chromosome 5, Sugi_1.0, whole genome shotgun sequence genome contains these proteins:
- the LOC131028786 gene encoding calcium-binding protein KIC-like: MAEFQDFLPIMAEKLGGAGLMAELCKGFRSLADPQRGLITVESLRKNSAILRVESLTDSEIEAMVEEGDLDGDGALNENEFCVLMVRLSPSFMAEADKWLQKALVEELEETLKDL, from the coding sequence ATGGCGGAATTCCAAGATTTCCTCCCAATTATGGCCGAGAAATTGGGCGGAGCCGGTTTAATGGCAGAGCTCTGTAAAGGGTTTCGATCACTGGCGGATCCACAACGGGGTTTGATCACCGTCGAAAGTCTGAGGAAAAATTCTGCTATTTTAAGGGTTGAATCTCTGACAGATTCAGAAATAGAAGCGATGGTGGAGGAGGGAGATTTGGACGGCGACGGAGCTCTGAATGAGAATGAATTTTGTGTTCTGATGGTTCGGCTTAGCCCTTCTTTCATGGCGGAGGCCGACAAATGGCTCCAGAAAGCCCTAGTCGAGGAATTGGAAGAAACGCTGAAAGATTTGTAA